One Elgaria multicarinata webbii isolate HBS135686 ecotype San Diego chromosome 6, rElgMul1.1.pri, whole genome shotgun sequence DNA segment encodes these proteins:
- the TMEM8B gene encoding transmembrane protein 8B, protein MPSPAAEVARRGLWCSSNEGLFVTDYFTRTPRKLNPFRSFTSIELFHFRIPEDTAVAVWNLITFKEQGGTFGDHCPDRSITVYFRSGAPPVINPQRTHFPRDTAVPGSFSLTLTWTLPNRTTGVFNITGPLPGDWFLAAHLPREQGKISVKGLAEDCQYLFQPQLIVQRLVGIAVLYPGYVTEHVLSPHSPSLLYKVFIPSYTSRVLVQLRSCHGANQSGEGCPLWLKVRGKAPPLHNSTAVNCRERMPCRLALELPFWQNWYYVLVEKGPAGAGSISFQLVVQLKDCSQPGLSRTLFQVPGSNLNMPHSFGSPGGLALADIPPPSLPNSTRHVAPGPPPAASEHCWPIRPTLRNELDTFSVHFYIFFGPNVSVPPDRPAIFAINLLPVLDSGGTLNMELKLNVSSLRGENATVFACLNHEVPLASEENASVTCETELLAGFLLSINATAPLTRLRIPYPQTGSWYLSLRSLSSLPPRLEPCANVTAEVYLRTYLSPCLNDCGPYGQCKLLRTNNYLYAACECKAGWSGWGCTDNAAAFSYGFQLLSTLLLCLSNLMFVPPVVIAVRSSYLLEAAVYAFTMFFSTFYHACDQPGIVVFCIMDYDVLQFCDFLGSLMSVWVTVIAMARLQPVIKQVLYLLGAMLLSMALQLDRHGLWNLLGPSLFALGIMAIAWTARSIRRRHCYPPTWQRWTFYLLPGALIAAAAVLLYAFVETEENYFYIHSIWHMLIAGSVGFLLPPRAKASATSLAGPLPRRKGCGYQLCINEQEELGLVDPIAGASVTSVCTS, encoded by the exons ATGCCGAGCCCAGCTGCCGAGGTGGCCAGGAGAGGTCTCTGGTGCTCTTCCAATG aagGACTCTTCGTCACGGACTATTTCACCCGGACCCCTCGCAAGCTGAACCCCTTCCGCTCCTTCACGAGCATCGAGCTCTTCCACTTCCGCATCCCCGAGGACACGGCTGTGGCCGTCTGGAACCTCATCACCTTCAAAGAGCAGGGGGGCACTTTTGGGGACCACTGCCCAGATCGAAGCATCACCGT GTATTTCCGCTCTGGGGCGCCCCCCGTCATTAACCCACAGCGCACCCACTTCCCCAGGGACACGGCCGTGCCAGGCTCCTTTTCCCTCACTCTCACCTGGACCTTGCCAAACAGGACCACGGGGGTCTTCAACATCACCGGCCCACTGCCAGGGGACTGGTTCCTGGCTGCCCACCTGCCCAGAGAGCAGGGCAAGATCTCCGTCAAG gGACTCGCCGAGGACTGCCAGTACCTCTTCCAGCCCCAGCTCATTGTCCAGCGCCTCGTGGGGATCGCGGTGCTGTACCCAGGCTACGTGACTGAACACGTCCTCTCCCCCCACAGCCCTTCCCTACTGTACAA ggtCTTCATCCCCAGCTACACCTCCCGGGTGCTGGTGCAGCTGCGCAGCTGCCACGGAGCCAACCAGAGCGGGGAGGGCTGCCCGCTGTGGCTGAAGGTGCGGGGCAAGGCGCCCCCCCTGCACAACTCCACCGCCGTCAACTGCCGGGAGCGCATGCCCTGCCGCCTGGCTCTGGAGCTGCCCTTCTGGCAGAACTGGTATTACGTGCTGGTCGAGAAGGGCCCGGCCGGGGCCGGCAGCATCAGCTTCCAGCTGGTGGTGCAACTGaagg ACTGCTCCCAGCCAGGCCTCAGCCGAACCCTCTTCCAGGTGCCGGGTTCCAACCTGAACATGCCTCACTCCTTTGGCTCCCCGGGGGGGTTGGCCCTGGCAGACATCCCGCCCCCCTCCCTTCCGAACAGCACCCGGCACGTGGCGCCCGGCCCGCCTCCCGCAGCCAGCGAGCACTGCTGGCCCATCCGGCCCACCCTGCGCAATGAGCTGGACACGTTCTCCGTGCACTTCTACATCTTCTTCGGCCCAAACGTCTCTGTGCCCCCTGACCGGCCGGCCATCTTTGCCATCAACCTTCTGCCCGTGTTGGACAGTGGTGGCACCCTCAACATGGAGCTCAAGCTGAACGTG TCCTCTCTGCGGGGGGAGAACGCCACCGTGTTCGCATGCTTGAACCATGAGGTCCCTTTGGCATCCGAAGAGAATGCATCGGTCACCTGTGAGACAG AGCTGCTGGCGGGGTTCCTCCTGTCCATCAACGCCACCGCCCCCCTCACCCGCTTGCGGATTCCCTACCCACAGACGGGGAGCTGGTACCTGAGTCTGCGCTCCCTGT CCTCCCTTCCGCCCAGACTGGAGCCCTGCGCCAACGTGACGGCCGAGGTGTACCTGCGCACCTACCTCTCCCCCTGCCTCAACGACTGCGGCCCTTACGGCCAGTGCAAGCTGCTGCGCACCAACAACTACCTGTACGCCGCCTGCGAGTGCAAAGCCG gctggaGCGGCTGGGGCTGCACGGACAACGCCGCCGCCTTCTCCTACGGCTTCCAGCTGCTCTCCACGCTGCTCCTGTGCCTCAGCAACCTCATGTTCGTCCCGCCCGTGGTCATCGCTGTGCGGAGCAGCTACCTGCTGGAGGCGGCCGTCTACGCCTTCACCATGTTCTTCTCCACC TTCTACCACGCCTGTGACCAGCCAGGCATCGTGGTCTTTTGCATCATGGACTACGACGTGCTGCAGTTCTGTGACTTCTTGGGCTCCCTCATGTCTGTTTGGGTCACCGTCATTGCCATGGCTCGGCTCCAGCCGGTTATCAAAcag GTGCTGTACCTGCTGGGCGCCATGCTCCTCTCCATGGCCTTGCAGCTGGATCGACACGGCCTCTGGAACCTGCTGGGACCCAGCCTCTTTGCCTTGGGGATCATGGCCATTGCTTGG ACGGCTCGCAGCATCCGCCGGCGTCACTGCTACCCACCCACGTGGCAGCGCTGGACCTTCTACCTTCTGCCCGGAGCACTGATTGCCGCCGCTGCTGTGCTGCTCTACGCCTTTGTCGAGACGGAGGAGAACTACTTCTACATCCACAGCATCTGGCACATGCTGATTGCTGGCAGCGTGGGCTTCTTGCTGCCCCCTCGGGCCAAGGCCAGTGCCACCAGCCTGGCAGGCCCCCTGCCTCGCAGGAAGGGCTGTGGCTACCAGCTATGCATCAATGagcaggaagagctgggcctggtGGACCCCATCGCCGGAGCCTCCGTCACCAGCGTCTGCACCAGCTGA
- the LRPAP1 gene encoding alpha-2-macroglobulin receptor-associated protein isoform X1 yields the protein MLLLLLLLLPPLLASAGKYSRAANEEAAGGEGPAGSAAPAQFRLVRLNQVWEKAQRQLHLSAVKLAELHSDLKIQEKDELSWKKLKAEGLDEDGEKEAKLRRNLHVIMAKYGMNGKKDAPLGATNYIKDGLENDMLDDPRLEKLWNKARSSGKFSDEELDKLWREFIHHREKVHEYNILLETVSRTEDIQKNMISSLEEESPRKEELLHRKHSELKERLHSISQGFERLRKVSHQGYDATSEFDEPRVIDLWDMAKSTNFTEKELESLREELKHFEAKVEKHHHYQKQLEISHQKLKHVEGTGDEEHISKNKEKYSMLEEKTKELGYKVKKHLQDLSSRISRGLQHNEL from the exons atgctgctgctgctactgctgctgctgccgccgctgctggcCTCGGCGGGGAAGTACTCGCGGGCGGCCAACGAGGAGGCGGCCGGGGGCGAGGGGCCCGCGGGGTCCGCCGCTCCGGCCCAGTTCCGCCTGGTGCGGCTCAACCAGGTCTGGGAGAAGGCGCAGCGG CAGCTTCATCTCTCTGCTGTTAAATTGGCAGAGCTACATAGTGATCTGAAAATCCAAGAGAAGGATGAGCTGAGCTGGAAAAAGCTGAAAGCCGAAGGGCTGGAtgaagatggggaaaaagaagccAAGCTTAGGCGCAACCTGCATG TAATTATGGCTAAATATGGAATGAACGGAAAGAAAGATGCACCGTTGGGGGCCACCAATTACATCAAAGACGGCCTGGAGAATGATATGCTTGACGACCCCCGGCTGGAGAAGTTGTGGAACAAG GCCAGATCCTCAGGGAAGTTCTCGGATGAGGAACTGGATAAACTGTGGAGGGAGTTCATACACCACAGAGAGAAAGTCCATGAATACAATATCCTGCTGGAGACCGTGAGTCGAACGGAAG ACATCCAGAAAAATATGATCAGCTCGTTGGAGGAAGAGAGCCCGCGCAAGGAGGAGCTTCTGCACCGCAAGCACTCGGAGCTCAAGGAGCGGCTCCACAGCATCAGCCAAGGCTTTGAGCGCCTGCGCAAAGTCAGCCACCAGGGCTATGACGCCACCAGCG AATTCGACGAGCCCCGAGTGATTGACTTGTGGGACATGGCCAAATCAACCAACTTCACGGAGAAAGAGCTCGAGTCGCTGCGG GAGGAGCTGAAGCACTTCGAAGCGAAGGTGGAGAAGCACCACCACTACCAGAAGCAATTGGAGATCTCTCACCAGAAGCTGAAGCACGTGGAGGGGACGGGAGACGAGGAGCACATCAGCAAGAACAAGGAGAAATACTCCATGCTGGAAGAGAAGACGAAAGAGCTGGGCTACAAG GTCAAGAAGCACCTGCAAGACTTATCTAGCAGAAtttctagaggccttcaacacaATGAACTCTGA
- the LRPAP1 gene encoding alpha-2-macroglobulin receptor-associated protein isoform X2: MLLLLLLLLPPLLASAGKYSRAANEEAAGGEGPAGSAAPAQFRLVRLNQVWEKAQRLHLSAVKLAELHSDLKIQEKDELSWKKLKAEGLDEDGEKEAKLRRNLHVIMAKYGMNGKKDAPLGATNYIKDGLENDMLDDPRLEKLWNKARSSGKFSDEELDKLWREFIHHREKVHEYNILLETVSRTEDIQKNMISSLEEESPRKEELLHRKHSELKERLHSISQGFERLRKVSHQGYDATSEFDEPRVIDLWDMAKSTNFTEKELESLREELKHFEAKVEKHHHYQKQLEISHQKLKHVEGTGDEEHISKNKEKYSMLEEKTKELGYKVKKHLQDLSSRISRGLQHNEL; this comes from the exons atgctgctgctgctactgctgctgctgccgccgctgctggcCTCGGCGGGGAAGTACTCGCGGGCGGCCAACGAGGAGGCGGCCGGGGGCGAGGGGCCCGCGGGGTCCGCCGCTCCGGCCCAGTTCCGCCTGGTGCGGCTCAACCAGGTCTGGGAGAAGGCGCAGCGG CTTCATCTCTCTGCTGTTAAATTGGCAGAGCTACATAGTGATCTGAAAATCCAAGAGAAGGATGAGCTGAGCTGGAAAAAGCTGAAAGCCGAAGGGCTGGAtgaagatggggaaaaagaagccAAGCTTAGGCGCAACCTGCATG TAATTATGGCTAAATATGGAATGAACGGAAAGAAAGATGCACCGTTGGGGGCCACCAATTACATCAAAGACGGCCTGGAGAATGATATGCTTGACGACCCCCGGCTGGAGAAGTTGTGGAACAAG GCCAGATCCTCAGGGAAGTTCTCGGATGAGGAACTGGATAAACTGTGGAGGGAGTTCATACACCACAGAGAGAAAGTCCATGAATACAATATCCTGCTGGAGACCGTGAGTCGAACGGAAG ACATCCAGAAAAATATGATCAGCTCGTTGGAGGAAGAGAGCCCGCGCAAGGAGGAGCTTCTGCACCGCAAGCACTCGGAGCTCAAGGAGCGGCTCCACAGCATCAGCCAAGGCTTTGAGCGCCTGCGCAAAGTCAGCCACCAGGGCTATGACGCCACCAGCG AATTCGACGAGCCCCGAGTGATTGACTTGTGGGACATGGCCAAATCAACCAACTTCACGGAGAAAGAGCTCGAGTCGCTGCGG GAGGAGCTGAAGCACTTCGAAGCGAAGGTGGAGAAGCACCACCACTACCAGAAGCAATTGGAGATCTCTCACCAGAAGCTGAAGCACGTGGAGGGGACGGGAGACGAGGAGCACATCAGCAAGAACAAGGAGAAATACTCCATGCTGGAAGAGAAGACGAAAGAGCTGGGCTACAAG GTCAAGAAGCACCTGCAAGACTTATCTAGCAGAAtttctagaggccttcaacacaATGAACTCTGA